A stretch of DNA from Babesia bovis T2Bo chromosome 2, whole genome shotgun sequence:
GGAGAGTTTGTGCACACTTTGTTGACGGGAAAAGATCCTAAGACTGGTGTGGCATGGAACGAATTCAAGAATGGCACAGATAAGGGtaagtccacctcctctgtagtaccaatgtaccCTAGacagtgtagctgagtactataGCAGTATCTATAGTACAGCACAGGGTGCTGCCAAGAGTACCAGTGAGACCCTCTGTAAGCagtaccccctattggtactccatatcctggccagtgggtacttcagggcaggcaGTGCCGGGGCCAAGGGTATCACGTCGCCGGCGAAGCCGGCTGAAAAGAAAGACACTCCTGTCTCTAGGAAACCCCGGACAATCCGggaaatcctatactggcttagtgcattgccctatagtcagggatACAAGGCACTGGTGGATAGGATGAAAGAGAAGTATCCTAGGAAGGAGAACAAACCAGAAGAATTCGAGGAACAAATAGTGCTTCACGGAGAAGGTGCTGGCAAAAAGACAGAGCTCCATAAGGACAAgattacccactacctaatggccgcctgtggctactgcccactggtgctcatcggtatccaggggaccatagaaagGGAAGTGACACAGCCGCAGACGCAGTCTCCACCAggtgagtgatatagacactgttgtataggggcgccttcggcgcaacagtgccctaggggtagtcatgtggagtcatggtgtagtaggtcaGCCGGAGCCGGCAAAGAAGTGTGAAAAGCATAAGAAAAACCCTAGTGCTAAAAGGTGTACCCTAGAAGACGCCAACAAGGCTGCATCGGCAGCTCCCAAGGCAGCTCCTGACGACGGCAAACTCAAGGAAGGTGAagtctgctacggcgggtaccacctggaagtgtCCAAatttggtaagtacccatgagtaccactccctaACACTTTataggccccctccatgggatgtatgccaatgggctctttggctttgACATGGACGGCTCTCCtgcccagtgcctggaccaactgagggtatatgtctaccactgcttctaccagctctatttcctaaggaagcagtgtAGTGTGGGCGCGATAGCGGCCGGAGGAGGAGGGGCAGGGAAGACAGTGCTGGGCTGGAatagttgtaggtatggtagtggagttGCGAAGAAATCTGGTGGCGTTAATGTGAAATGGCAGTGCACCGTAGAGAATACAGGTGAGTGCTCAAAGGGTAATGATGTGAAGTAATAATGTAGTAGGTAGCGGTGGTACGGATCACACTAAGAAATGTGGATTACAGAGTGGTGCAAGTACTGTTAGTGAGTCAGCTTTACAAGGATTCTTGTGTGATAGTATATATGGGATGTACTGCAGGGAAACATTAGGCAAAACCCCTGACAGTGAAGACAAACCATATCCAGAAATTGATGCCCATATGAACAAGACAGTAGATTCTAAAGGGATAGAACATCCGGCACACCTACAGTATCCTCAATTATGCCCTGTTCCCATGGGCTGGAGCAAGGAAGGCACTAGTGGTGAgaaccacttcaaaggtacgtcccatTACTCTATGGTACCCCTAaagcattgtatatatactaggggcaccccctgggcgccacagtagcCCTAGTGACCTACAGTGACTCACGTTGTATACAGATTTAACCCAAGGTACCCATAAGCAGGCAGAACTGACAACGAAGCCAccaggtacgtcccacagtatattacatggacTCATACTGTAGCAGGCACTAACAACAAGTACCCTGTacactgcactgggaatacactgGCGCtactcctggagtactactgtgacccagaaAAGTGCCCTagtggcaccctagtggtactccTGAGACTGCTGGCatgtattactcccacggtgccacggaccctgggtgacctctttgggttctattactatatagtctacattggGGGAAACAGTGCCAGTGGTGTTGGAGAGCAGGAAGTTAACAAGGCCCTAGGGATATACGAGCAGGAATCTAAACTGCATATGCTGGGTGGTGGTCCTGATGCAGTGGTCGAGGCACTAACCACGTGGAACGGTAAGTATACATACAGGGAGTAGTACTGGTCTAGTGCTATAGGGGCGCGCCGTATAGAGACGGTAACTGACAGTGTCCGTCACGGTGGCGCGCAGTGGTAGTGTATAGGGTGGTGACGTGGTGTAATggagtagtaccactgacagtgactcatggtggtgtaggtggtagtagtactgGGTGTAGCGCTGGTGGTTGTACGGAAAA
This window harbors:
- a CDS encoding variant erythrocyte surface antigen-1 beta subunit; translated protein: MAAQAWTPYTSLTQAPTNLKEAIDWVLRVTGKDGKENNKAASPPQFGCLCYLAKAVKDLLYDARSPGSPGPSLERNWDNVLLKEEQSIVKPVLTDLGLLGAGTSTDSTTYTCAGGTEVIGALIEQLAQGLQKWVGWQKDDECCLKGENGKESKGIGKKCECSTGGVSGCCSTSSGTTCHQCGTCGTSATGQKCYQSAYCKATSPPSSPTDFLWTSISSDSDKVHLLARIFLGSVCLIWSGLSQLGFLTKEGSGGINNRWSDSSLHEIKDDGTSGLGSFMAAMGYDLERLNQGGKGNTGNGEFVHTLLTGKDPKTGVAWNEFKNGTDKDSVAEYYSSIYSTAQGAAKSTSETLCKQYPLLVLHILASGYFRAGSAGAKGITSPAKPAEKKDTPVSRKPRTIREILYWLSALPYSQGYKALVDRMKEKYPRKENKPEEFEEQIVLHGEGAGKKTELHKDKITHYLMAACGYCPLVLIGIQGTIEREVTQPQTQSPPGQPEPAKKCEKHKKNPSAKRCTLEDANKAASAAPKAAPDDGKLKEGEVCYGGYHLEVSKFGPLHGMYANGLFGFDMDGSPAQCLDQLRVYVYHCFYQLYFLRKQCSVGAIAAGGGGAGKTVLGWNSCRYGSGVAKKSGGVNVKWQCTVENTGSGGTDHTKKCGLQSGASTVSESALQGFLCDSIYGMYCRETLGKTPDSEDKPYPEIDAHMNKTVDSKGIEHPAHLQYPQLCPVPMGWSKEGTSGENHFKDLTQGTHKQAELTTKPPGTNNKYPVHCTGNTLALLLEYYCDPEKCPSGTLVVLLRLLACITPTVPRTLGDLFGFYYYIVYIGGNSASGVGEQEVNKALGIYEQESKLHMLGGGPDAVVEALTTWNGGSSTGCSAGGCTEKSLKCLYGNGNKCTPFLCPLSGQQYGQLSPVMAGTYLSWLVYLIGEFQEGLEGLKGEFTKISCKDSDCKSQGGAGGCGGDGKCQAGTHGTPCPGGSSGGGGVCQCASVVSCTGVLPVLYKYGFGYGNVETLHKTGGSKTCDAFLTTLKGVLESEKFVGDSSKKTGLIPSVNQLIYTTRLPWIFVLTLAWLVAVLYLAFGAIWPLDWAHMRSHCRGWFRKGSLSPWEVLMVGKKKGRGILEFFGGR